One Ignavibacterium album JCM 16511 genomic region harbors:
- a CDS encoding queuosine precursor transporter, which yields MQDKSTRLFYILGAFFIANAILAEFIGVKIFSLEKTLGLKPLNLSLFGYENLSFNLTAGVLLWPIVFIMTDIINEYFGRKGVQFLSFTAAGLIAYAYVMVYFSISLVPADFWIIRNTPNGQLNMQMAFNTIFGQGLWIIIGSLVAFLIGQLVDVTVFHYFKSITGSSKIWLRATGSTLVSQFIDSFVVLFIAFYIGAGWELKLVLAIGVVNYIYKFFIAVFLTPLLYIIHFIIDRYLGKELSNKLQFEATLN from the coding sequence ATGCAGGATAAATCTACAAGACTTTTTTATATTCTTGGTGCTTTCTTTATTGCAAATGCAATTCTGGCAGAATTTATAGGAGTTAAAATATTCTCACTTGAAAAAACACTTGGACTAAAACCACTGAATCTCAGCTTATTCGGTTATGAGAATTTATCATTTAATTTAACTGCCGGCGTTTTACTCTGGCCAATTGTTTTTATTATGACTGATATAATCAATGAATACTTTGGAAGAAAAGGTGTTCAGTTTCTTTCTTTTACTGCAGCAGGATTGATTGCTTATGCTTATGTGATGGTTTATTTTTCTATATCATTAGTTCCCGCTGATTTCTGGATAATCAGAAACACTCCAAATGGTCAATTAAATATGCAAATGGCTTTCAATACTATTTTTGGTCAGGGTTTGTGGATAATTATTGGTTCACTGGTAGCATTTCTTATTGGCCAATTGGTTGATGTTACGGTTTTTCATTATTTCAAATCCATTACAGGAAGTTCTAAAATATGGTTAAGAGCAACAGGTTCAACTTTAGTATCACAGTTTATTGATAGCTTTGTAGTTCTGTTCATTGCTTTTTACATTGGAGCAGGTTGGGAATTAAAACTCGTATTGGCAATAGGAGTTGTCAATTATATCTATAAATTTTTTATTGCGGTCTTCTTAACTCCGCTGTTATATATCATCCATTTTATAATTGACAGATATCTCGGGAAAGAACTTTCAAACAAACTTCAGTTTGAAGCTACATTAAACTGA
- a CDS encoding DUF6600 domain-containing protein — protein sequence MKKLIAIFVFIFIGFTAYAETSSDYYHRVGGYFYTNLTPYGTWIEIDYGVVAWRPTIIKRNWAPYKIGRWIWTDYGWYWDSYEPFGHIVFHYGRWYYDDYYGWIWIPDDEWAPAWVEWRYDDDYIGWAPLHPYAVFSVNFGIRITYNYYVPYTQWHFVTYKHFCNPYVYNYYVPSKYKYRIYDRTKERYEYKYYNGRVRNEGIDFDLVRKRSGQKIEKRDLITSNDPREFENIKRRDEDRIRTFIADRNEIQRDRESLREVKIERSERRPKLELEKVELAEVKRTRTNDRNEVNDRKQTEQERSINRDDKFKDRTDSNERERNQNLRNREEQRRTIEQEKSRKNDSRELERRKEVELNSRIDRDSEFRNDNRRFEMKKNESRVNEQRNEVRRNEQIENRNFEQKRTETRTIESKRTDNERKVETNRNLNQQRNNNSDRRQNTSRTERTR from the coding sequence ATGAAAAAGTTAATTGCAATATTCGTTTTTATATTTATCGGTTTTACTGCTTATGCAGAAACCAGTTCAGATTACTACCACAGAGTTGGTGGTTATTTTTATACCAATTTAACTCCATACGGAACCTGGATTGAAATTGATTATGGAGTTGTCGCCTGGAGACCAACAATTATAAAAAGAAACTGGGCTCCTTACAAAATAGGAAGATGGATATGGACAGATTATGGATGGTATTGGGATTCTTATGAACCTTTCGGACATATAGTTTTCCATTATGGAAGATGGTATTATGATGACTATTATGGATGGATTTGGATTCCTGATGACGAGTGGGCTCCTGCCTGGGTCGAGTGGAGATATGATGATGACTATATAGGTTGGGCTCCTTTACATCCTTACGCAGTTTTCTCAGTCAATTTCGGAATAAGAATAACATATAACTATTATGTCCCTTATACACAGTGGCATTTTGTAACTTATAAACATTTCTGCAATCCTTATGTTTATAATTATTATGTTCCTTCTAAATACAAATATAGAATTTATGATCGCACTAAAGAACGTTATGAATATAAGTATTACAATGGTAGAGTAAGAAATGAAGGTATTGATTTTGACTTAGTAAGAAAGCGTTCAGGTCAGAAGATTGAAAAGCGTGATTTAATTACTTCGAATGACCCAAGAGAATTTGAAAATATCAAAAGAAGAGATGAAGATAGAATCAGGACATTTATAGCTGATAGAAATGAAATACAAAGAGATAGGGAATCATTAAGAGAAGTTAAGATTGAAAGATCTGAAAGAAGACCAAAACTTGAGTTAGAGAAAGTTGAACTTGCTGAAGTTAAAAGGACAAGAACCAATGATCGTAATGAAGTTAATGACAGAAAACAAACTGAGCAGGAAAGAAGCATAAATCGTGATGATAAGTTTAAAGACAGAACCGATTCTAATGAAAGAGAGAGAAATCAGAATTTAAGAAATAGGGAAGAACAAAGAAGAACTATAGAACAGGAAAAATCCAGAAAAAATGATTCAAGAGAGTTGGAAAGGAGAAAAGAAGTTGAACTAAACTCCAGGATTGATAGAGATAGTGAATTCAGAAATGATAATCGTAGATTCGAAATGAAAAAGAATGAAAGCAGAGTAAATGAGCAAAGAAATGAAGTAAGAAGAAATGAACAGATTGAGAACAGAAACTTCGAACAAAAAAGAACTGAAACAAGAACAATCGAATCGAAAAGAACTGATAATGAAAGAAAAGTGGAAACAAACAGAAATCTTAATCAGCAAAGGAATAACAATTCAGATAGAAGACAAAACACTTCACGAACAGAAAGAACAAGGTAA